From Candidatus Vondammii sp. HM_W22, one genomic window encodes:
- a CDS encoding response regulator, translating into MKKILLIDDDEALCELLTEYLVNEAFTVEHVHTGPEGVAQALRGDWDAIILDVMLPGMNGVRCAETDSAICKSTRADVDGQGGRYRYGARS; encoded by the coding sequence ATGAAAAAAATACTGTTAATCGACGATGATGAAGCGCTCTGTGAATTGTTGACGGAATATCTGGTCAATGAAGCATTCACTGTTGAGCACGTACATACGGGTCCTGAGGGTGTTGCCCAAGCGCTTCGTGGCGATTGGGATGCCATCATTCTTGATGTCATGTTGCCGGGGATGAATGGCGTTCGATGTGCTGAAACAGATTCAGCCATTTGTAAAAGCACCCGTGCTGATGTTGACGGCCAGGGGGGAAGATACCGATACGGTGCTCGGTCTTGA
- a CDS encoding response regulator transcription factor, translating to MLTARGEDTDTVLGLELGADDYVAKPCSPRVLVARLRNLLRRKMNIQTVQTLKSVGDLAFDTASRRVTVRGEAVVLTGAEFNLLILLLEHAGELVSKEILAKEGLGRALQAYDRRIETHMIQIRKKLGPLPDGTSRIKTVRGSGYQYLVSG from the coding sequence ATGTTGACGGCCAGGGGGGAAGATACCGATACGGTGCTCGGTCTTGAGCTGGGTGCGGATGACTATGTTGCCAAGCCCTGTAGCCCCCGGGTGCTGGTGGCCAGACTGCGTAATCTGTTGCGGCGAAAAATGAATATTCAGACCGTGCAGACCCTGAAGAGTGTCGGCGACCTAGCGTTCGACACGGCCAGTCGACGGGTGACCGTCAGGGGTGAGGCGGTGGTTTTGACCGGTGCCGAATTCAACCTGCTGATTCTGCTGCTCGAACATGCCGGAGAGCTGGTGTCGAAAGAGATCTTGGCTAAAGAGGGGCTGGGTCGAGCGCTACAGGCCTATGACCGACGTATTGAGACACATATGATACAGATACGTAAGAAACTGGGTCCCTTGCCGGATGGAACGTCCCGCATCAAAACCGTGCGAGGCTCGGGTTACCAGTATCTGGTGAGTGGATGA
- a CDS encoding ATP-binding protein, protein MSLSLRIFLSFWLAMILLAGSFYLLQRFYGGELVERTEAVMLAKAEVAAVLWHEGGTRALKRWLRSDRANRRLVLVNQDGELQVRKPIPRHLRRWLPRPVSAGVERISEGHLMLAVALPEVTPSLFLVTELDPGKLHELPIWTRLLIAAIISGMVSLLLARVLTRQIRPLREAAQHMAQGDLSGRVTLSGRDEISALGRDFNLMAERLNDLLQSQRQLVSDVSHELRSPLARLRVALELAEWSDDRKKALSRIEKEADELERLIAELLSLARLESGQAGLERHILRLDDLVARVVTDADFEAQARGRQVVLAQSEAIEVKGDPVLLRSAVENVVRNAIRHTPKGSTVSVVLTTRGDQYEIEVRDSGSGVPEDQLQTIFDPFTRTTQARERGSGGAGLGLAIARRAMQAHGGGGRARNHPEGGLVVTLYLPLTLV, encoded by the coding sequence ATGAGTCTCTCTCTCCGCATTTTTCTCTCTTTCTGGCTCGCGATGATTTTGCTTGCCGGCTCTTTCTACCTGTTGCAACGTTTTTACGGGGGGGAGCTTGTCGAGCGCACTGAGGCAGTGATGCTTGCAAAGGCAGAAGTTGCCGCGGTGCTCTGGCATGAGGGAGGCACGCGTGCCCTCAAGCGTTGGCTGAGAAGCGATCGCGCCAACCGCCGTCTGGTTCTGGTCAATCAGGACGGTGAGTTGCAAGTTCGCAAGCCCATACCCCGGCACCTCCGAAGATGGTTGCCCCGGCCTGTTTCTGCTGGTGTGGAACGGATAAGCGAAGGACACTTGATGCTGGCCGTGGCACTGCCTGAGGTGACCCCCAGTCTGTTTCTGGTAACTGAACTCGATCCGGGAAAACTGCATGAACTGCCGATCTGGACACGATTGCTGATCGCGGCGATTATTTCCGGAATGGTCAGCCTGTTGCTTGCCAGAGTACTGACCCGGCAGATTCGGCCTTTACGGGAAGCGGCCCAGCATATGGCCCAAGGAGATCTGAGTGGCCGGGTTACCCTCTCCGGCAGAGATGAGATCAGCGCTCTGGGTCGTGACTTCAATTTGATGGCAGAGCGGCTGAATGATCTGTTGCAGAGTCAGCGGCAGTTGGTGAGTGACGTCTCCCATGAGCTTCGCTCTCCTCTTGCCCGCCTACGCGTGGCACTGGAGTTGGCAGAATGGTCAGACGATCGCAAAAAAGCATTGAGCCGCATCGAAAAAGAGGCTGACGAGCTGGAGCGGCTGATTGCTGAGCTGCTGTCGCTGGCCCGTCTGGAGTCGGGGCAGGCCGGATTGGAGCGCCATATCCTGCGACTGGATGACTTGGTCGCTAGGGTGGTGACGGATGCCGACTTTGAGGCCCAGGCCAGAGGGCGGCAGGTGGTGCTGGCGCAGAGTGAAGCGATTGAGGTCAAGGGTGATCCTGTGCTGTTGAGATCAGCTGTGGAGAATGTGGTACGAAATGCGATCCGCCATACCCCGAAAGGGAGCACGGTAAGTGTGGTGCTGACGACCCGTGGCGATCAATATGAAATTGAAGTGAGGGATTCAGGTTCAGGGGTGCCGGAAGATCAGCTGCAAACCATATTTGATCCATTTACCCGCACGACACAAGCCAGGGAGCGCGGGAGCGGTGGGGCCGGGCTGGGGTTGGCCATCGCCCGTCGGGCCATGCAGGCCCACGGTGGAGGGGGGCGGGCCAGAAATCACCCGGAAGGTGGGCTGGTCGTCACTCTCTATCTACCTCTGACTTTGGTGTAG